The following are encoded in a window of Panicum virgatum strain AP13 chromosome 5N, P.virgatum_v5, whole genome shotgun sequence genomic DNA:
- the LOC120676179 gene encoding protein RICE SALT SENSITIVE 3-like encodes MVGSGAAGGGGDHARSKEAAGMMALHEALRNVCLSSDWTYSVFWTIRPRPRCRGGNGCKVGDDNGSLMLMWEDGFCRQRVAECLEDIDGEDPVRKAFIKMSIQLYNYGEGLMGKVASDKCHKWVFKEPSECEPNISNYWQSSFDALPPEWTDQFASGIQTIAVIQAGHGLLQLGSCKIIPEDLHFVLRMRHMFESLGYQSGFFLSQLFSSSRGASPTPPFPLKQPPPPASRPPPQLFNWPGHQPPQLPPAAGASPLFPPGPAAAFHPSAARPMPPFPGPGGGKDEAHMFHLPPGHHGGKPPHMDEQQQAMGPGGGEAPDGDLRWPNGLSFFTALTGRADDAKLLFGGPGGGGGGGGADDEKAAADAAQTGHGGAENVEEYLSLESHSNKARRVESAAQTQSTKFKRSFTLPARMSSSASTSPSVSASTAPQQQGMEYRGPHEGGVYSDLMETFLE; translated from the exons ATGGTGGGCTCGGGCGCGGCTGGGGGCGGCGGGGATCACGCGCGGAGCAAAGAGGCCGCGGGGATGATGGCGCTCCACGAGGCCCTCCGCAACGTCTGCCTCAGCTCGGACTGGACGTACTCCGTCTTCTGGACCATCCGTCCTCGCCC GCGCTGCCGCGGCGGCAACGGGTGCAAAGTCGGCGACGACAACGGCAGCCT GATGCTGATGTGGGAGGACGGGTTCTGCCGGCAGCGGGTGGCGGAGTGCCTGGAGGACATCGACGGCGAGGACCCGGTGCGCAAGGCCTTCATCAAGATGTCCATCCAGCTCTACAACTACGGAGAAGG GCTGATGGGAAAGGTGGCCTCTGATAAATGTCACAAATGGGTCTTCAAGGAACCTTCTGAATGCGAGCCCAACATCTCCAACTACTGGCAGAGCTCTTTCGATGCA CTTCCTCCCGAATGGACCGATCAGTTCGCATCAGGCATCCAG ACCATAGCTGTGATCCAAGCCGGGCATGGCCTCCTGCAGCTGGGCTCCTGCAAGATT ATACCCGAGGACCTGCACTTCGTGCTGCGGATGCGACACATGTTCGAGTCGCTGGGCTACCAGTCGGGCTTCTTCCTCTCCCagctcttctcctcctcgcggggggcctcgccgacgccgccgttcCCGCTCAAgcagcccccgccgccggcctcgcggcCCCCGCCGCAGCTCTTCAACTGGCCGGGCCACCAGCCGCCGCAGCTCCCGCCGGCCGCGGGCGCGTCGCCGCTCTTCCCGCCGGGCCCGGCCGCCGCGTTCCACCCGTCCGCGGCGCGCCCGATGCCGCCGTTCCCGGGCCCGGGCGGCGGGAAGGACGAGGCCCACATGTTCCACCTCCCGCCGGGGCACCACGGTGGCAAGCCGCCGCACATGgacgagcagcagcaggcgatgggcccgggcggcggggaggcgcccGACGGCGACCTCCGGTGGCCCAACGGTCTGTCCTTCTTCACCGCGCTCACCGGGCGCGCGGACGACGCGAAGCTGCTGTTCGGCGggcccggcggtggcggcggcggcggcggcgcagacgacgagaaggcggcggcggacgccgcGCAGACCGGGCACGGCGGGGCCGAGAACGTGGAGGAGTACCTGAGCCTGGAGAGCCACTCGAACAAGGCGAGGAGGGTGGAGAGCGCCGCTCAGACCCAGAGCACCAAGTTCAAGCGGAGCTTCACGTTGCCGGCGCGGATGAGCTCCTCGGCGTCGACGTCCCCGTCCGTGTCGGCCTCGACGGCGCCGCAGCAGCAAGGGATGGAGTACCGAGGCCCGCACGAGGGCGGCGTCTACTCGGACCTGATGGAGACGTTCCTGGAGTAG
- the LOC120676106 gene encoding ethylene-responsive transcription factor RAP2-4-like encodes MGKEAVCAHTTQHSVTAGGRRDQLSPAARQISRRPRSAPSCHTQRPRPQPDKPCCHGCAYAPRPISRGRITSNHRPQKAPPHQPTSALRLYLSALALSQRHPKQTAHQTPAHARTLPHPTKSYGLSGLESTDGSHVNGSAEPWGSRRRLRRWRGEGRRRRRRARGVRKRPWGRYAAEIRDPWKKTRVWLGTFDTPVEAALAYDRAARTLRGAKAKTNFPDSAGAHSHRGQHLRTAPLPRRPPPQAVTFGGVGIGCPSPWHFVYLLPPAAVAATPPPPTALELRTGQSRGGLPFDLNEAPSC; translated from the coding sequence ATGGGAAAGGAGGCGGTGTGTGCACACACCACACAGCACAGCGTTACTGCTGGTGGGAGGCGGGACCAGTTGTCCCCGGCGGCGCGTCAAATCTCGCGGCGGCCGCGCAGTGCTCCCTCTTGCCACACACAGCGCCCCAGACCCCAACCCGATAAACCCTGCTGCCACGGTTGCGCTTACGCCCCGCGCCCCATTTCACGAGGCCGGATCACGAGTAACCATCGCCCACAAAAGGCACCACCGCACCAGCCTACCTCTGCTCTCCGCCTCTACCTTTCGGCCTTGGCGTTGTCGCAACGACACCCCAAGCAGACTGCGCACCAAACACCCGCGCACGCTCGCACGCTGCCGCACCCAACAAAAAGCTACGGCCTCTCTGGTCTCGAGAGCACGGATGGATCCCACGTTAATGGCAGTGCTGAGCCATgggggagcaggcggcggctgcggcggtggcggggcgaggggaggaggaggaggcgacgcgCACGGGGCGTGAGGAAGCGGCCGTGGGGCAGGTACGCGGCCGAGATCCGCGACCCGTGGAAAAAGACACGGGTGTGGCTGGGCACGTTCGACACCCCTGTGGAGGCCGCCCTCGCGTACGACCGCGCCGCGCGCACCCTCCGCGGCGCCAAGGCCAAGACCAACTTCCCCGACAGCGCCGGCGCCCACAGCCACCGCGGCCAGCACCTCCGCACGGCGCCGCTCCCGCGCCGGCCCCCGCCGCAGGCCGTAACGTTCGGCGGCGTCGGCATCGGCTGCCCTTCCCCGTGGCATTTCGTCTACTTGCTGCCCCCAGCAGCCGTGgctgcgacgccgccgccgccgaccgcgctGGAGCTCCGCACGGGCCAAAGCCGGGGCGGCCTGCCGTTCGACCTCAACGAGGCGCCGTCGTGCTGA